The following proteins come from a genomic window of Candidatus Lernaella stagnicola:
- a CDS encoding DUF6345 domain-containing protein yields MSKRFLLVALVVVGLVFVSAALADNDVMLFLVSYAVDECSLANTADHTYTFQGYMDAMEDANWDVTDFNDSSYHVKRTMSDCVLKSYGRDDANLEPFDIGIIEGHGITRTQSGTTSFRFSGNRFRDDDCFVWPRYDMHLGGTRCGVTSDLEFLHMHSCHSMTTGDDSHKNTWRPVFNGVHLITGYHGEADLNMHSEYEAFAEDAQSDSVAYEWIALWAENVFRVKVAEGIYILYDRCPVAYTAGEYQSYMLSRLQYETYGNRASWTDVEDPTLYKRLYISGCHGKGAGVIDD; encoded by the coding sequence ATGAGCAAAAGGTTTTTGTTAGTGGCTTTGGTAGTTGTGGGGTTAGTTTTCGTTTCCGCTGCGCTCGCCGACAATGATGTCATGCTTTTCCTTGTTAGTTATGCCGTCGATGAATGTAGCTTGGCAAACACAGCCGACCACACATATACATTTCAGGGATACATGGATGCGATGGAGGACGCTAACTGGGACGTTACGGACTTCAACGATTCAAGTTATCACGTCAAGCGGACGATGTCTGACTGTGTCCTAAAAAGCTATGGCCGCGACGATGCGAACCTCGAACCTTTCGACATTGGTATTATAGAAGGTCATGGTATTACGCGCACTCAGTCTGGAACAACGAGTTTTCGCTTTTCCGGTAATCGGTTTCGAGACGACGACTGTTTTGTTTGGCCGAGGTACGATATGCATCTCGGCGGGACACGTTGTGGCGTCACGTCCGACTTGGAATTTCTGCATATGCATAGCTGCCACTCCATGACAACCGGTGATGACTCCCATAAAAACACGTGGCGCCCCGTTTTTAACGGGGTACATCTAATTACTGGGTATCATGGAGAAGCCGATCTAAACATGCACAGCGAATACGAAGCATTCGCGGAGGACGCGCAAAGTGATTCCGTAGCGTATGAGTGGATCGCATTGTGGGCGGAAAACGTTTTCAGAGTCAAGGTAGCAGAGGGAATATATATTCTCTACGACCGTTGTCCCGTCGCGTATACGGCTGGGGAATACCAGAGTTACATGCTTTCGCGGCTTCAGTATGAAACATACGGGAATCGGGCATCGTGGACCGACGTTGAGGATCCAACATTGTATAAAAGATTATATATAAGCGGTTGTCACGGCAAAGGCGCGGGCGTTATCGACGATTAG